One part of the Mariniflexile litorale genome encodes these proteins:
- a CDS encoding Crp/Fnr family transcriptional regulator, whose translation MNPISNLVERINKNDLWDREIELERNEYLKVKGSIDTNIYLVTNGSLRIFVIDEYEEHTIRFGYKNNLIASLDSFLNEEPSDFYIQALKKTTVKVINKKKYISFIESSSENKEIWLSILENFVLQQMERERDILTSSPIERYKRVLKRSPQLFQEIPNKYIASYLGMTPETLSRIKKS comes from the coding sequence ATGAACCCAATATCAAATTTAGTTGAAAGAATAAACAAGAATGACCTTTGGGATAGGGAAATAGAACTTGAACGTAATGAGTATTTGAAAGTAAAAGGTAGTATTGATACAAATATCTATTTAGTAACAAATGGGAGTCTTAGAATATTTGTAATCGATGAATATGAAGAACATACAATTAGGTTTGGTTATAAGAACAATCTAATAGCTTCATTAGATTCATTTTTGAATGAAGAACCGTCTGACTTTTATATTCAAGCGTTAAAAAAAACGACTGTTAAAGTCATCAACAAAAAAAAATATATCTCTTTCATAGAGTCGTCATCTGAGAACAAAGAAATATGGCTTTCTATTCTAGAAAACTTCGTTTTGCAGCAAATGGAAAGAGAAAGAGATATTCTAACATCTTCACCAATTGAAAGATATAAGAGGGTCTTAAAGCGAAGTCCTCAACTGTTTCAAGAAATACCAAACAAATATATTGCTTCCTATTTAGGGATGACACCTGAAACACTTTCTAGAATTAAAAAATCTTGA
- a CDS encoding carbon-nitrogen hydrolase family protein translates to MKICIAQTKPIKGDIQKNIENHIKLIVLSIQNSADIIVFPELSLTGYEPELVEELATTENDKRFDEFQKISDSSKIIIGFGLPTKNEVGICISMILFQPNKPRITYSKEYLHPGEEKYFVSGKNSPPITFESNKLAFAICYETSIPEHSEKAFKNGANIYIASVLNSINGVDKDINRISGIAKKYQMTTVMANLVGKSGEYDCAGKSSIWNNKGLLIRQLDNTNEGIAIFDTESDNPEKKTVTYKLNRNND, encoded by the coding sequence ATGAAAATTTGTATTGCACAGACAAAGCCTATTAAAGGAGATATTCAAAAGAATATAGAAAATCATATAAAGTTGATAGTTCTTTCTATTCAAAACAGTGCTGATATCATAGTGTTTCCAGAATTATCATTGACAGGTTACGAACCTGAATTAGTTGAAGAATTAGCAACTACCGAAAATGATAAAAGATTTGATGAATTTCAAAAAATTAGTGATTCAAGTAAAATTATTATTGGATTTGGATTACCTACAAAAAATGAAGTAGGGATCTGTATAAGTATGATACTTTTTCAACCAAATAAACCTAGAATAACTTATTCAAAAGAATATTTGCATCCAGGTGAAGAAAAATATTTTGTTTCTGGTAAAAATTCACCTCCCATAACATTTGAAAGTAATAAACTAGCATTTGCAATCTGTTATGAGACATCAATTCCAGAACACTCTGAAAAGGCATTTAAGAATGGTGCTAATATTTATATAGCTAGTGTATTGAACTCAATAAACGGAGTTGACAAGGATATAAATCGAATTTCTGGTATTGCCAAAAAATATCAAATGACGACAGTAATGGCTAATCTTGTGGGTAAATCTGGAGAATATGATTGTGCAGGAAAGAGTTCTATTTGGAATAATAAAGGTTTATTAATTAGACAACTAGACAATACCAACGAAGGCATTGCTATTTTTGATACTGAAAGTGACAATCCTGAGAAGAAAACAGTAACATATAAGCTAAACCGAAACAATGATTAG
- a CDS encoding winged helix-turn-helix transcriptional regulator translates to MRKTTSTNTINKEQLEANCGIAYTNSVLNGRWKLSILAFLLDKRTLRYGELKSRLIGISERMLIAQLKELQADGLIKRIPYPEVPPRVEYELSEKGKSLESILIQMSEWGTRNR, encoded by the coding sequence ATGAGAAAAACAACGTCAACCAATACAATAAACAAAGAACAGTTGGAGGCTAATTGTGGTATAGCTTACACCAATTCAGTACTAAATGGCAGATGGAAGCTTAGTATTCTAGCATTTCTATTGGATAAAAGGACATTAAGATATGGCGAATTAAAAAGTAGATTAATAGGAATTTCAGAAAGGATGCTCATAGCACAGCTTAAGGAGCTTCAGGCAGATGGCTTAATAAAGCGCATTCCATATCCAGAAGTTCCGCCTAGGGTAGAATATGAACTTTCTGAAAAAGGAAAATCTTTAGAATCCATTTTGATCCAAATGTCTGAATGGGGTACTAGAAATAGATAG
- a CDS encoding DoxX family protein, whose amino-acid sequence MKLLVQIIHWVAYTYLVYAFGYASIFKVFQKQSMMENMRDFGFGQTWTLFIGYAELLGVFGLIFGIWIHQIKNISTIWLLPFAIGALMVHFAHNDYTYYTTALYCCIACVILLATDKNFKIVV is encoded by the coding sequence ATGAAACTACTCGTTCAAATTATACATTGGGTTGCTTATACATATTTAGTTTATGCATTTGGTTATGCAAGCATTTTCAAAGTTTTTCAAAAACAAAGCATGATGGAAAACATGAGGGATTTTGGCTTTGGCCAAACATGGACTTTGTTTATCGGTTATGCAGAATTATTAGGTGTGTTTGGATTAATCTTTGGGATATGGATCCACCAAATTAAGAACATCTCAACTATTTGGTTATTACCTTTTGCTATTGGGGCTCTGATGGTGCATTTCGCACATAACGATTACACATATTACACTACCGCATTATATTGTTGTATTGCTTGTGTTATCTTACTTGCAACAGATAAAAATTTTAAGATTGTAGTGTAA
- a CDS encoding retropepsin-like aspartic protease yields the protein MKTGISKHLAVVALLLIGFTLSGNAQSSELIEIHKLIKQKDFFKAMEYYKQKREAIPTGYGLVIEATLDNAFNNLEASDRKIAELMKKTYLIPDSLMLQLYRLKEDNAVKLFKYKEAKEAVSIILDQYKPLVDENEISDLENNNKIWTALENEPPQHVIINNDNRIKIKKDKAGLNNLSVVVANDSLDFVFDTGANISTTIKSIAQKLNMKIIPSDIQVGSITGIKVNAQLAVCKELKINNIIVKNAIFLVFDDKDMAFPQIDYQIYGIIGFPIISAMKEIQITHDGYFIVPQTETTLFGDSNMALNGLTPLIYIDGKHYTFDTGADSSMLYHPYYIENKIEIDKNHKIEPISFGGAGGHKQFDGFKIDAVFNILGKEVILNNIDLLKEPLGDKQKVYGNIGQDFIQKFEKMTLNFSKMFIKFD from the coding sequence ATGAAAACAGGAATAAGCAAACATTTAGCTGTTGTAGCATTGCTGCTAATAGGTTTTACCCTATCAGGTAATGCGCAAAGTAGCGAACTTATCGAAATCCATAAGTTAATTAAACAAAAGGATTTTTTTAAGGCAATGGAATACTATAAACAAAAAAGAGAAGCTATCCCAACTGGATATGGCCTTGTCATAGAAGCAACATTAGACAATGCTTTTAATAACCTTGAAGCATCAGATAGAAAGATAGCAGAACTAATGAAAAAAACATATTTAATTCCGGATTCCTTAATGCTTCAGCTTTACAGGTTAAAAGAAGATAATGCCGTTAAACTATTCAAGTACAAGGAGGCTAAAGAAGCGGTAAGTATTATTTTAGACCAATACAAACCCTTGGTTGATGAAAATGAAATCAGTGACCTGGAAAACAATAATAAAATATGGACTGCTTTAGAAAACGAACCTCCACAGCATGTCATTATTAATAATGATAACCGAATTAAGATAAAAAAAGATAAAGCCGGACTGAACAATTTAAGTGTGGTTGTCGCTAATGATTCCCTGGATTTCGTATTTGATACCGGTGCTAATATATCCACAACCATAAAATCCATTGCTCAAAAACTAAATATGAAAATAATTCCTTCAGACATTCAAGTAGGCTCAATAACCGGCATCAAGGTGAACGCCCAACTTGCAGTATGTAAAGAATTGAAAATAAACAATATCATTGTAAAAAATGCTATTTTTCTGGTGTTTGATGACAAAGACATGGCTTTCCCTCAAATTGATTACCAAATTTATGGTATAATAGGGTTTCCTATAATTTCTGCAATGAAAGAAATACAAATCACTCATGATGGTTATTTTATTGTACCTCAAACTGAAACGACATTATTTGGAGATTCTAATATGGCATTAAATGGCCTTACGCCCTTAATTTATATTGATGGTAAGCATTACACTTTTGATACAGGAGCAGATAGCAGCATGCTTTACCATCCTTATTATATCGAAAACAAAATAGAAATTGATAAAAATCATAAAATCGAACCTATAAGTTTTGGTGGAGCTGGAGGTCATAAGCAATTCGATGGATTTAAGATAGACGCTGTTTTTAACATTCTGGGAAAAGAAGTGATTCTAAATAATATCGATTTACTTAAAGAGCCATTAGGGGACAAACAAAAAGTTTATGGAAACATTGGCCAAGACTTCATCCAAAAATTTGAAAAAATGACATTGAACTTTAGTAAAATGTTTATAAAATTTGACTGA
- a CDS encoding DUF1569 domain-containing protein encodes MVQGKVYVKRDFLNKFPGELFLDDVLNKPMMKNANASPELIVKEETGDVQAQKKSWIEGIKIYSTFECNGFIHPFFGKMTKEQIGCLAYKHTDHHLKQFNV; translated from the coding sequence ATGGTTCAAGGAAAGGTTTATGTTAAAAGGGATTTTCTTAATAAGTTTCCTGGGGAGTTATTTCTTGATGATGTATTGAATAAGCCTATGATGAAAAACGCCAATGCCAGCCCGGAATTAATTGTCAAAGAGGAAACAGGGGATGTTCAGGCCCAAAAGAAAAGCTGGATTGAGGGAATCAAAATATATTCTACATTTGAATGTAATGGCTTTATCCATCCATTCTTCGGCAAAATGACAAAAGAACAAATAGGATGTTTAGCCTATAAACATACAGATCATCATTTAAAGCAGTTCAACGTTTAA
- a CDS encoding nuclear transport factor 2 family protein, which translates to MLEEDKIRQLKENLSRAIREKDAKKANKLFVKNCVLFLMAPPLMEKFDEGLEGLNNLENWFLTFENGIGLETKELEITNNSDIAFLSSLEHLTGKRTDGSETDIWFRETLGLQKIKGEWKVTHQHQSFPMHMDGTDKAATNLEP; encoded by the coding sequence ATGTTAGAAGAAGATAAAATAAGACAACTAAAAGAAAATCTGAGCAGAGCAATTCGTGAAAAAGATGCAAAAAAAGCAAATAAGCTATTTGTAAAAAATTGTGTACTTTTTTTAATGGCACCACCTTTGATGGAGAAATTTGATGAAGGGCTAGAGGGCTTAAATAACCTAGAGAACTGGTTTTTAACCTTTGAGAATGGTATTGGATTAGAGACAAAAGAATTGGAAATAACCAACAATAGCGATATTGCCTTCTTAAGCAGCCTGGAGCATTTAACTGGAAAGCGTACAGATGGTAGTGAAACGGACATTTGGTTTAGGGAAACCTTAGGACTTCAAAAAATAAAAGGAGAATGGAAAGTTACACACCAACACCAATCTTTTCCTATGCATATGGACGGTACTGATAAAGCTGCTACTAATTTAGAGCCTTGA
- a CDS encoding dihydrofolate reductase family protein: MRKLILIVHASLDGFVAGEYGEFDNFKPSPENLDFVCSLTDDADAALVGRVSYQMLESYWSTAGDKENATKSDIKYSNWYKAADKIVLSKTLSNHTVKTKVISDNIAVSIQGIKAQSGKNILMFGSPTTFETLSHLNLIDEYWVIQYPVFFGKGIPFFNRIQNSSRLKLLSVKQFSEGEIAIHYSL, translated from the coding sequence ATGAGAAAATTAATACTTATTGTCCACGCCTCATTGGACGGCTTTGTAGCAGGTGAATATGGAGAATTTGATAACTTCAAGCCAAGTCCTGAAAATTTGGATTTTGTATGTAGTTTGACAGACGATGCCGATGCCGCATTAGTTGGAAGAGTGTCTTACCAAATGCTGGAAAGTTATTGGTCTACAGCGGGGGATAAAGAAAATGCTACGAAAAGTGACATTAAATATTCAAATTGGTATAAGGCAGCTGACAAAATTGTTTTGTCTAAGACTCTATCCAACCATACGGTAAAAACTAAAGTGATATCGGATAATATAGCGGTCAGTATCCAGGGCATAAAAGCCCAATCAGGTAAAAATATTTTGATGTTTGGTAGTCCCACGACTTTTGAAACATTAAGTCATCTTAATTTAATCGATGAATACTGGGTAATTCAATATCCTGTCTTTTTCGGAAAAGGAATACCGTTTTTTAATCGTATCCAAAATTCAAGCCGACTGAAATTACTAAGTGTAAAACAGTTTTCAGAAGGTGAAATAGCGATTCATTACAGTCTGTAA
- a CDS encoding dihydrofolate reductase family protein: MRKIITSFHMSLDNVVSNPEKWMLMSDDILKSAMHYYEQLDTAVFGSKTYPLLAGYWTNAEQTSVSDIEKQFAQRINGINKIVLSRSNVEIVWQNSELLKFSDIQSLSESLEHLKQLNGKNISVESGVGLWKLFLKNSFFDELVVSIHPVIVGKGDRLFLNFQNKEELILKSHKIFNNGVVELHYTKSKNNLAKV, from the coding sequence ATGAGAAAAATAATAACAAGCTTTCATATGTCCCTTGATAATGTAGTCTCAAACCCAGAAAAATGGATGTTAATGAGTGACGACATCCTAAAATCTGCAATGCATTATTATGAACAATTGGATACGGCAGTTTTTGGCAGTAAAACATATCCCTTATTAGCAGGGTATTGGACGAACGCAGAACAAACTTCTGTTTCTGACATTGAAAAGCAGTTTGCCCAAAGAATTAATGGAATAAATAAAATAGTATTATCTCGTTCAAACGTAGAAATTGTTTGGCAAAATTCTGAATTGCTTAAATTTTCAGATATTCAATCATTATCAGAGTCACTAGAACATTTGAAGCAGCTAAACGGAAAAAATATATCCGTTGAAAGTGGTGTAGGATTATGGAAATTGTTCTTGAAAAATTCATTTTTTGATGAACTGGTTGTATCAATACATCCCGTAATCGTTGGAAAAGGCGATAGACTGTTTTTGAACTTCCAAAATAAAGAAGAATTAATATTAAAAAGCCACAAGATTTTTAATAATGGAGTTGTTGAATTGCACTATACTAAAAGCAAAAACAATCTAGCCAAGGTTTAA
- a CDS encoding alpha/beta hydrolase, which translates to MKIKKVFFAHSGGAQGSAGQGSFDLVLSLKKELRNEFEIHYPLIDGPEDPSYQKWKNLLAKEFKNLNEPVILIGHSLGGSVLLKYISEEKPDIYISSLYLVATPQWGKNGWGIEEFELRENFEHELGEIEKVYLYHCKEDSIVPFKHLNFYKKAFPNAIVRVLDGTDHVFSNGLPELVSDIKLNKS; encoded by the coding sequence ATGAAAATAAAAAAAGTATTTTTCGCTCATAGTGGCGGAGCTCAAGGCAGTGCAGGACAAGGAAGTTTCGATCTTGTATTGTCCCTGAAAAAAGAGTTACGGAACGAGTTTGAAATTCATTACCCATTAATAGATGGGCCAGAAGATCCTTCCTATCAAAAGTGGAAAAACCTTTTGGCTAAAGAATTTAAAAATTTAAATGAACCTGTTATACTAATTGGACATTCATTGGGAGGGTCAGTATTGCTTAAATACATTTCGGAAGAAAAACCAGATATTTATATTTCTTCATTGTATTTAGTTGCAACACCACAATGGGGAAAGAATGGTTGGGGTATAGAGGAATTTGAGCTACGAGAAAATTTTGAACATGAATTAGGAGAAATAGAAAAAGTATATTTATACCACTGCAAAGAAGATTCAATTGTTCCTTTCAAACATTTGAATTTCTATAAAAAGGCATTCCCAAATGCAATCGTAAGGGTTTTAGATGGAACAGACCATGTCTTTTCTAACGGATTACCGGAATTGGTAAGCGATATAAAATTAAATAAATCATGA
- a CDS encoding nuclear transport factor 2 family protein, whose amino-acid sequence MTKSEIAKAFSNGEFEKTYKFISDTAEWTVIEEDSFKGRQAIIENCEQVGKYFKSVTTDFKIQNIIESRNKVIISGTAEFLRDNKRVSFVSACDIYEFDDNNQIRSITSYCIQSK is encoded by the coding sequence ATGACAAAATCAGAAATAGCAAAAGCATTTTCAAATGGAGAATTTGAAAAAACATACAAGTTTATATCCGACACTGCCGAATGGACCGTTATAGAAGAAGATAGTTTTAAAGGAAGACAGGCAATAATTGAAAACTGTGAGCAAGTTGGTAAGTATTTTAAATCGGTAACAACCGACTTCAAAATACAAAACATCATCGAAAGTAGAAATAAAGTGATCATTAGTGGTACTGCTGAATTCTTAAGAGACAACAAACGTGTATCATTTGTTTCTGCTTGTGATATTTATGAGTTTGATGACAACAACCAAATACGAAGCATTACTTCATATTGCATTCAATCAAAATGA
- a CDS encoding Crp/Fnr family transcriptional regulator, translated as MKSLKNIYKHPLISIKDLEIIYKAHKKVFFKKGEYILMTGQIANAYFCIEKGIVRTYAIDYKGNDITTGFIGESEIVVDVFSLFHQSPAKEYIVALTDCEMYKIDFDTFQELYHASKGFNEWGRAWMSHSLFQLKQRIISMVTEAATDRYKSLIEERSEIFSQVPLKHIATYLGITDTSLSRIRKELIK; from the coding sequence ATGAAATCTCTTAAAAACATATACAAACACCCATTAATTTCAATTAAGGATTTAGAAATTATATATAAAGCACATAAAAAAGTATTTTTCAAAAAAGGGGAATATATACTTATGACTGGACAAATAGCAAATGCGTATTTTTGTATTGAAAAAGGAATCGTGAGAACCTATGCCATTGATTATAAAGGCAATGATATTACTACGGGCTTTATTGGTGAAAGTGAAATAGTTGTTGATGTATTTTCCCTTTTTCATCAATCTCCTGCAAAAGAGTATATCGTGGCTTTAACAGATTGTGAGATGTATAAAATAGATTTTGATACATTCCAGGAACTTTACCATGCTTCTAAAGGTTTTAATGAATGGGGTCGAGCATGGATGTCGCATAGTTTATTTCAACTTAAGCAGCGCATCATTTCTATGGTAACAGAAGCTGCAACAGACCGGTATAAGTCTCTTATAGAGGAACGTTCAGAAATTTTCAGCCAAGTGCCTCTTAAACATATAGCCACGTATTTAGGAATTACAGATACATCATTAAGCAGGATTAGAAAGGAACTTATAAAATAA
- a CDS encoding aldehyde reductase gives MQNKETVLVTGGTGFLGTHTIVQLLQNGYNVKTTVRSLKRKNDVFEMLKNGGITSFDNLKFIEADLTKDKNWDFAVKDCKYVLHLASPFPSGEPKDEDELIIPAKEGTLRVLKAAQKAGVKRVVMTSSFAAIGYSINPENHIFSEQDWTDPNTKIGPYIKSKTLAEQAAWNFIKTEANPLELTVINPVGVFGPVLGKDFASSVQLIEQLMSGKMSATPKVFFGIVDVRDVADLHIKAMISKEAKNERFLACSDDSTSLPEIAKILRLQQNEYTKKVTKKVLPNWLVKMLSHFKPELKSVASQVGIIKTISNEKAKTILGWKPRNKEVIITDTADSLIKFSIIK, from the coding sequence ATGCAAAATAAAGAAACAGTTTTAGTAACTGGAGGAACAGGTTTTTTAGGAACTCATACAATTGTTCAGTTATTACAAAATGGATATAATGTAAAAACGACCGTTCGTTCCTTAAAGAGAAAAAACGATGTGTTTGAAATGCTAAAAAATGGCGGGATAACATCATTTGATAATCTCAAATTCATTGAAGCCGATTTAACTAAAGATAAAAATTGGGATTTTGCAGTAAAAGACTGTAAATATGTATTACATCTTGCTTCGCCTTTTCCTTCGGGTGAACCAAAGGATGAAGACGAATTAATTATTCCTGCTAAAGAAGGAACGCTTCGAGTGCTAAAAGCTGCTCAAAAAGCAGGTGTAAAACGTGTTGTAATGACCTCTTCTTTTGCCGCAATAGGCTACAGTATTAACCCTGAAAACCATATTTTTTCTGAACAAGATTGGACAGACCCTAATACAAAGATAGGTCCATATATCAAATCAAAAACACTAGCTGAACAAGCTGCTTGGAATTTCATTAAAACAGAAGCAAACCCGTTAGAATTAACCGTTATTAACCCTGTTGGTGTTTTTGGTCCAGTTTTAGGTAAAGACTTTGCTAGTTCAGTACAACTGATAGAACAACTCATGAGTGGTAAAATGTCTGCAACACCAAAAGTCTTTTTTGGTATTGTTGATGTCAGGGATGTAGCAGATTTACATATCAAAGCTATGATAAGTAAAGAGGCAAAAAATGAACGTTTTTTAGCGTGTTCTGATGATTCGACTTCATTACCGGAAATAGCTAAAATTCTTCGCCTACAGCAAAATGAATATACGAAAAAGGTTACTAAAAAAGTGCTTCCTAATTGGTTAGTGAAAATGTTATCACATTTTAAACCTGAATTAAAATCTGTAGCTTCTCAAGTAGGGATTATAAAAACTATTTCTAATGAAAAAGCAAAAACTATTTTAGGTTGGAAACCTCGAAATAAAGAAGTGATTATAACTGATACTGCAGATAGTTTAATTAAATTTAGTATTATTAAATAA
- a CDS encoding AraC family transcriptional regulator: protein MKPELYGVFFDFGKPEKINMEEFMNQNYKFNVGIERFAHLTGRSLSAFKRDFKQIFNDTPNRWLIQKRLQEAYFLINKKKQKPSEIYIDLGFEDLSHFSFAFKKQFGMSPKNLL from the coding sequence ATGAAGCCAGAATTATATGGAGTGTTTTTCGACTTTGGTAAACCCGAAAAAATAAACATGGAAGAGTTCATGAATCAAAATTATAAATTCAATGTAGGTATTGAACGTTTTGCACATCTTACGGGTAGAAGTCTCTCGGCATTCAAAAGAGATTTTAAACAAATATTTAACGATACACCCAACCGTTGGTTGATTCAAAAAAGGTTACAAGAGGCCTATTTTCTCATTAATAAAAAGAAACAAAAACCATCTGAAATATATATTGATTTAGGTTTTGAAGATTTATCTCATTTTTCATTTGCTTTTAAAAAACAATTTGGAATGAGCCCAAAGAACTTATTATGA
- a CDS encoding Crp/Fnr family transcriptional regulator — MNSKKILSQYIQNYIDLNEDEANQFVSCFEEIKVKKRQFIVQPNFIAHHVHFVVKGAFRSYVVTEEGNEHTTSFAIENWWITDYNSFIYQQPATSFVIALEDSVILRVHYEKQKELKQANHKFETFFRIIAERGLAFFQRRITNNLTLSAERRYDQFMSKYSHIAQRLPQYALASFLGMTPEFLSKIRNNKIQKKS; from the coding sequence ATGAATTCAAAAAAAATATTATCTCAATACATTCAAAATTATATTGATTTAAATGAAGATGAAGCAAATCAATTTGTTAGTTGTTTTGAGGAAATAAAAGTTAAGAAAAGACAATTCATTGTACAACCTAATTTTATTGCGCATCATGTACATTTTGTGGTTAAAGGAGCTTTTAGGTCTTATGTTGTTACAGAAGAAGGTAACGAGCATACAACTTCTTTTGCCATTGAAAATTGGTGGATTACCGATTACAATAGTTTTATATACCAACAACCTGCCACCTCATTTGTAATAGCACTTGAAGATAGTGTAATATTACGTGTACACTATGAAAAACAAAAAGAACTAAAACAAGCAAATCATAAGTTTGAAACTTTTTTCAGAATTATAGCAGAAAGAGGCTTGGCTTTTTTTCAGCGAAGAATTACAAACAATTTAACATTATCTGCCGAAAGGCGTTACGATCAATTTATGAGTAAATATTCTCATATTGCTCAACGCTTACCTCAATATGCTTTAGCATCTTTTTTAGGAATGACACCTGAGTTCTTATCTAAAATAAGAAACAACAAGATTCAAAAGAAATCTTGA
- a CDS encoding YceI family protein — MKTAVKTKWNLDVAHSEISFKVKHMMISTVTGHFEDFSATAETENENFVNADFKFAANVDSINTKNSDRDAHLKSDDFFNAEEYPELTFKSKSFDGYKLVGDLTIRDKTKEIVLDVDFNGLAVDPYGQTKAGFEITGKVNRKDFDLTWSAVTEAGSIVVSDTIKLVVDLQFVKE, encoded by the coding sequence ATGAAAACAGCAGTAAAAACAAAATGGAATTTAGATGTAGCACATTCAGAAATAAGCTTTAAAGTTAAGCATATGATGATTTCTACAGTTACAGGACACTTCGAAGACTTCAGTGCAACGGCTGAAACAGAAAACGAAAATTTCGTAAATGCAGATTTTAAATTTGCAGCAAATGTTGATTCTATCAATACTAAAAATAGTGATAGAGATGCACACTTAAAATCAGATGATTTCTTCAATGCAGAAGAATATCCAGAATTGACTTTTAAATCAAAATCTTTTGATGGATACAAATTAGTTGGAGATTTAACAATTAGAGATAAAACCAAAGAAATTGTATTAGATGTAGATTTTAATGGATTAGCTGTAGACCCTTATGGTCAAACCAAAGCAGGTTTTGAGATTACAGGAAAAGTAAATAGAAAAGATTTCGATTTAACATGGAGTGCGGTAACAGAAGCAGGAAGTATAGTGGTAAGTGACACTATTAAGCTTGTTGTTGACTTACAATTTGTTAAAGAATAG
- a CDS encoding VOC family protein has protein sequence MENQTKLKGGLNTLALYNVAFVVSNIEESIKWYNNILGFKLVMKQAIPLEKGELQMAFMEGAGMKIEMLQNSDNQLIDAIVNDSKVDAPPTVVGSKALVFQVEDLKKATKELEEKHVKFLWKERYLAEGALFCTMALDPDGNRINIFQANTVIQ, from the coding sequence ATGGAAAATCAAACAAAATTAAAGGGAGGTTTAAACACATTGGCATTGTATAATGTTGCTTTTGTGGTTTCTAATATTGAAGAATCAATAAAGTGGTATAATAATATATTAGGATTTAAATTAGTAATGAAACAAGCTATTCCTCTAGAAAAAGGGGAGCTGCAAATGGCATTCATGGAAGGTGCGGGAATGAAGATTGAAATGCTTCAAAATTCAGATAATCAATTAATCGATGCGATTGTTAACGATTCAAAAGTTGATGCACCACCAACAGTTGTAGGTAGCAAAGCTTTGGTGTTTCAAGTAGAAGATTTAAAGAAAGCAACTAAAGAACTTGAAGAAAAACATGTGAAGTTTTTATGGAAAGAGCGATATCTAGCAGAAGGCGCATTATTTTGTACCATGGCATTAGACCCTGACGGTAACCGTATAAATATTTTTCAAGCAAATACAGTAATTCAATAA
- a CDS encoding VOC family protein, whose protein sequence is METNNIITKIDHLGLNVPDINTATIFLQEAFDAEIINESYSRALPPLEASDELASTLNLAPKATLHSCRMIKIGSGVRIELFEIYVDGQRQPIKSSDLGLIHFALYTDSMHKAIQKFEAAGGKMLSGPNPFLFPSEKGDKNFFCYGLTPWGTTIEFITYPDGMPYEKNNNLY, encoded by the coding sequence ATGGAAACCAATAATATTATTACAAAAATAGATCATTTAGGTTTAAATGTACCGGATATAAACACAGCAACCATCTTTCTACAAGAGGCTTTTGACGCTGAGATAATTAATGAATCCTACAGTAGAGCGCTTCCACCTTTAGAAGCATCTGATGAACTTGCATCAACTTTAAACTTAGCACCGAAAGCAACCCTTCATTCATGTAGGATGATTAAAATAGGCAGTGGAGTTAGAATAGAATTATTTGAAATTTATGTTGATGGTCAGAGACAACCAATAAAATCTAGTGATTTGGGTTTAATACACTTTGCGTTGTACACAGACAGTATGCATAAAGCAATCCAAAAATTCGAAGCTGCTGGAGGAAAAATGTTATCAGGTCCAAACCCATTTTTATTTCCATCTGAGAAAGGCGACAAAAACTTCTTTTGTTACGGCTTAACACCTTGGGGAACAACAATTGAATTTATTACCTATCCAGATGGGATGCCATATGAAAAGAACAATAATCTTTATTAA